From the Platichthys flesus chromosome 6, fPlaFle2.1, whole genome shotgun sequence genome, one window contains:
- the psma1 gene encoding proteasome subunit alpha type-1 gives MFRNQYDNDVTVWSPQGRIHQIEYAMEAVKQGSATVGLKSRTLAVLVALKRAQSELAAHQKKILHVDNHIGISIAGLTADARLLCNFMRQECLDSRFVFDRPLPTSRLVSLVGSKTQIPTQRYGRRPYGVGLLIAGYDDMGPHIFQTCPSANYFDCKAMSIGARSQSARTYLERSMDKFSDCNLNDLVQHGLRALRETLPAEQDLTIKNVSIGIVGKDMEFTIYDDDAVAPFLEGLEERPQRKVAAAADEPAADVVEEPMEH, from the exons ATG TTCCGCAATCAATACGACAACGACGTGACAGTATGGAGCCCGCAG GGCCGTATTCATCAGATCGAGTATGCCATGGAGGCAGTGAAGCAAGGCTCGGCCACTGTAGGACTCAAATCCAGAACCCTTGCGGTCCTGGTTGCTCTGAAG agaGCCCAGTCTGAACTGGCTGCCCACCAGAAGAAGATCCTCCATGTTGACAACCACATCGGTATCTCCATTGCTGGACTGACTGCTGATGCCAGACTGCTCTG TAACTTCATGCGTCAGGAGTGCTTGGACTCCAGATTTGTCTTCGACAGGCCCCTCCCCACATCACGTCTTGTCTCTCTTGTTGGCAGCA AAACTCAAATCCCAACACAGCGGTATGGTAGGAGGCCCTATGGCGTGGGACTCCTCATTGCCGGCTATGAT GACATGGGACCTCACATCTTCCAGACCTGCCCGTCAGCCAATTACTTTGACTGCAAAGCGATGTCGATCGGAGCACGCTCTCAGTCTGCACGCACCTACCTGGAGAGAAGCATGGACAAGTTTTCTGACT GCAATCTGAATGACCTGGTCCAGCATGGCCTCCGTGCTCTCAGAGAAACTCTCCCCGCTGAGCAGGACCTCACCATCAAG AATGTTTCAATtggcattgtgggaaaagacATGGAGTTCACCATTTATGACGATGATGCTGTTGCCCCGTTCCTGGAGGGACTGGAGGAGAGGCCACAGAGAAAG
- the LOC133955432 gene encoding calcitonin gene-related peptide isoform X3 encodes MVMLKISAFLVAYALVICQMYCSQAAPARPGLESISDRVTLTDYEARRLLNAIVKEFVQMTAEELEQQATEGNSVTAQKRACNTATCVTHRLADFLSRSGGMGNSNFVPTNVGAKAFGRRRRSVQM; translated from the exons ATGGTTATGTTGAAGATCTCTGCTTTCCTTGTTGCCTACGCCCTGGTCATTTGCCAGATGTACTGCTCACAAGCCGCCCCTGCCAG ACCGGGTTTAGAGTCCATATCAGACCGAGTCACGCTCACGGACTACGAGGCGCGAAGGTTACTCAACGCCATTGTGAAGGAGTTTGTGCAGatgacagcagaggagctggagcagcaggcGACTGAAGGAAACAG TGTTACAGCACAGAAGCGAGCCTGCAACACAGCGACCTGCGTCACTCATCGCCTGGCGGACTTCCTCAGCAGGTCGGGAGGAATGGGCAACAGCAACTTCGTCCCCACCAACGTCGGCGCCAAGGCCTTCGGCAGGCGGAGGAGAAGCGTCCAGATGTAA
- the LOC133955432 gene encoding calcitonin-1 isoform X1, with amino-acid sequence MVMLKISAFLVAYALVICQMYCSQAAPARPGLESISDRVTLTDYEARRLLNAIVKEFVQMTAEELEQQATEGNSMDRPLTKRCSNLSTCVLGKLSQELHKLQTFPRTNVGAGTPGKKRSAPESDSYASYGETFDSI; translated from the exons ATGGTTATGTTGAAGATCTCTGCTTTCCTTGTTGCCTACGCCCTGGTCATTTGCCAGATGTACTGCTCACAAGCCGCCCCTGCCAG ACCGGGTTTAGAGTCCATATCAGACCGAGTCACGCTCACGGACTACGAGGCGCGAAGGTTACTCAACGCCATTGTGAAGGAGTTTGTGCAGatgacagcagaggagctggagcagcaggcGACTGAAGGAAACAG CATGGACAGGCCCCTTACCAAGCGCTGCTCCAACCTCAGCACCTGCGTGTTGGGCAAACTGTCTCAGGAGCTGCACAAGTTGCAGACGTTCCCTCGCACGAACGTCGGAGCAGGGACGCCCGGCAAGAAGCGCAGTGCGCCTGAGAGCGACAGCTATGCAAGCTACGGCGAGACATTTGACAGCATCTAA
- the LOC133955432 gene encoding calcitonin gene-related peptide isoform X2, whose protein sequence is MVMLKISAFLVAYALVICQMYCSQAAPARPGLESISDRVTLTDYEARRLLNAIVKEFVQMTAEELEQQATEGNSSVTAQKRACNTATCVTHRLADFLSRSGGMGNSNFVPTNVGAKAFGRRRRSVQM, encoded by the exons ATGGTTATGTTGAAGATCTCTGCTTTCCTTGTTGCCTACGCCCTGGTCATTTGCCAGATGTACTGCTCACAAGCCGCCCCTGCCAG ACCGGGTTTAGAGTCCATATCAGACCGAGTCACGCTCACGGACTACGAGGCGCGAAGGTTACTCAACGCCATTGTGAAGGAGTTTGTGCAGatgacagcagaggagctggagcagcaggcGACTGAAGGAAACAG CAGTGTTACAGCACAGAAGCGAGCCTGCAACACAGCGACCTGCGTCACTCATCGCCTGGCGGACTTCCTCAGCAGGTCGGGAGGAATGGGCAACAGCAACTTCGTCCCCACCAACGTCGGCGCCAAGGCCTTCGGCAGGCGGAGGAGAAGCGTCCAGATGTAA